In the Alistipes provencensis genome, GGCGACCTGTGGGTCTCGACCCACAACGCCGTGTCGCGCTTCGACCCGCGCCGCGGGATTTTCTCGAATTATTACCTCTACGACAACATGCGCAACGCGGTCTTCAGCGAGGCCACGGCGCTCACCGCGCCGCAGGGCGACGTGCTCTTCGGCAGCGGCCGCCACCTCTACCGCTTCGATCCCGAGGCGGTCCGCGCTGCGAAGATCGACTACGAACTGCGTTTCACGGGGCTCGACGTGCGCAACAAACCCGTCGTCGCGGGACGCCGCTCGCCGCTCTCGGAGTCGGTGACCGAGGCCGGCCGCATCGTTCTGCCCTACAATTTCTCGAATTTCCGCATGGAGTTCGCCTCGCTCAATTTCGCCATCCAGCATATCGTGGGTTATATGTACAAGTTGGAGGGTTACGACCACGACTGGAACATCTCGGGAACTACCAACCGGGCGACCTATTCCAACGTGCCGATCGGCAGCTACACGCTCCATGTCAGGGCTTTCGTCGGCAACGCCGATGCGGCCGGCGAGGGGATCACGATCGGGGTCGAGGTGCTCCCCCCCCCTTGGCTCACATGGTGGGCTAAAACCCTCTACATACTGCTGGCGCTGGTCGTCATCGCCGTGGTCTACCGCATTGCCAGCTCGGTCATCCGCATCCGCCGCGAGGCGAGTGTCGAACAGAACATGACCGACCTGAAACTGCGCTTCTTCACCAACATCTCCCACGAACTGCGCACGCCGCTGACGCTCATTCTGGGCGGCATCGAGGATGCGCAGAAGCACGACGAACTCTCGCCCCGCGGCGAGAACAGCCTCACGCTGGCCCACCGCAACGCCAAGCGCATGCTGACGCTCATCAATCAACTGCTGGACTTCCGCAAGATCGTCAAGGACAAGATGGAGCTGAAAATCTCGCGCGTGGACCTCGTGCCGCTGGTCGAGGACGCCCTCGACGACTTCCGCGAACTGGCCGCCGAACGCCGGATCGAGCTGCTTTTCACCGTCTCGCGCCGTTCGGTGCTGGTGTGGGTCGACATCGAACGCATGGAGAGCGTGGTTTATAACCTGTTGTCCAACGCCCTGAAATTCACGCCCAACGACGGTAAGGTCGAGGTGATCCTCTCGCTGCGCGAGGCGGAGGAGTGCGTGCTGCTCACGGTCCGCGACACGGGCATCGGTATCCCGAAGGACAAGCAGGGGATGATCTTCGAGCGTTTTGCGCAGGCTTCGCGCGCCGTGGACAGCAACATGAAGGGTTCGGGCATCGGACTCTCGCTGTGCCGCGACATCGTGGCCCTGCACCACGGCGAAATCTCGGTCGAGAGCCGTCCGGGCGAGGGCGCCGCCTTCACCGTGAAACTCTGCCTCGGCAATGCCCATTTCGGCATGGAGCAGATCGACTTCTCGGGGGCCGGAGCAGGTGATGGTGATCGCCGCAACGACTATATGGTCAGTGACTTCACGCCCGCCGACAGCCAGCGCCGCGTCGATGTCACGCCGCCGAAGGATGCCCAGAAAATCCTGCTCGTGGAGGACAACCGCGAACTGCGCATCTTCATGTACAACAGCCTGATCGATACCTACCATGTCGTCGAGGCCGACGACGGCGTCGAGGCCCTCGAAAAGATTCGCAGCGAGATGCCCGATATCATCGTCACCGACCTGATGATGCCCCGCATGGACGGCATCGAACTGATCGACAAGGTGCGCCACGACTTCACGATGAGCCACATCCCCATCGTGATGCTCACGGCCCGCCATTCGCCCGACGACCGGGTGAAGGCCATGGAGTTCGGTGCCGACGGCTACATTACCAAGCCGTTCAGCATCGAACTGCTGCTGGCCCGCATCGACAACCTCCTGACTCAGCGGCGCAAACTCTTCGAGAAATTCTCGTCGCAGTCGGCCCGCAACAAGGTCGTCGAATTGGTCGTCGAGGATGTCGTCGTCACCGACCGCGACGAGGAGTTTATGAAGGAGGTGATGGCGTGGCTGGGCGAGAACGTCGAGAACTCGGAGCTCACGATCGACCAGTTGGCCTCGCACCTCGGGCTGGGCCGTACGACGATGTACAACAAACTCAAGAGCCTCACCGGAAAATCGCCCGTCGAGCTGATCAAGGAGTACCGCATCACCAAATCGAAACTCCTGCTGCGCACGGGGCAGTTCTCTGTGTCGGAGGTGGCCTACAAGGTGGGCTTCTCCGATCCGGGCTATTTCAGCCGCTGCTTCCGCGAGCAGTACCACATGTCGCCCGCCGAATACCTGAAAACCCATAACCTGAAAGAAAACCAAGA is a window encoding:
- a CDS encoding hybrid sensor histidine kinase/response regulator transcription factor, with the protein product MKRLLLTLLLLATVPIARATPPQCLFQTYSTLDGMTHDRIADIYTDSRGFVWVCTWYGVSRFDGYTFKNFSTTPGDFSPLSHHRFISVSEDSNGHLWFTTYNFHVYRLNRYTEQFEDVVSLVEGVDSQHYRMTHCLHDGRGGTWVAIAGLGVARFGDADDASPVRIDAFFDAPVLGGDVTAMYVDNGGDAWIATADGRLNRVAAGERTARTLCETASPAFSFTADADYVYCATADEVVRAGRRDGTLTRLPGGGAPLTAIVADSVRRTVYAGSRSGELYRVSGDRLARLNPKGARPRRIRDLAADSHGIVWVTSAETGITRYNPATDDYKHFEQQPYTVSYNIDTLTKIAEGGGLLWIKMNNWGFGYYDRDRDEVEPFYNDPKLPNCQMTNAVVRFDVRDDVLWLSTYHERGLRKAVILRQPAEVFTLDSKSPNPLSGEIRALMTDSRGRMWVGTRDGELIAFDAANKPVYTLPAQGRRGTGMIYALKEDSSGNIWVGTKGEGLYRMTPEGGGYKVTHFTHSEADAWSLSDDQVYCVEEDGSGRIWVATYGGGINLLEDPAGHRFIHAGNLMTHYPLDEAGRVRWLLYDRQDRMFAATVDGLLVFDPGASAKSMRFRLVQKIPGDAESLGNNDIIQMLRDSEGRIWLATFGGGLNLISGYDGEGMPRFRCYDKTAGLAGNICMALTEDRQGDLWVSTHNAVSRFDPRRGIFSNYYLYDNMRNAVFSEATALTAPQGDVLFGSGRHLYRFDPEAVRAAKIDYELRFTGLDVRNKPVVAGRRSPLSESVTEAGRIVLPYNFSNFRMEFASLNFAIQHIVGYMYKLEGYDHDWNISGTTNRATYSNVPIGSYTLHVRAFVGNADAAGEGITIGVEVLPPPWLTWWAKTLYILLALVVIAVVYRIASSVIRIRREASVEQNMTDLKLRFFTNISHELRTPLTLILGGIEDAQKHDELSPRGENSLTLAHRNAKRMLTLINQLLDFRKIVKDKMELKISRVDLVPLVEDALDDFRELAAERRIELLFTVSRRSVLVWVDIERMESVVYNLLSNALKFTPNDGKVEVILSLREAEECVLLTVRDTGIGIPKDKQGMIFERFAQASRAVDSNMKGSGIGLSLCRDIVALHHGEISVESRPGEGAAFTVKLCLGNAHFGMEQIDFSGAGAGDGDRRNDYMVSDFTPADSQRRVDVTPPKDAQKILLVEDNRELRIFMYNSLIDTYHVVEADDGVEALEKIRSEMPDIIVTDLMMPRMDGIELIDKVRHDFTMSHIPIVMLTARHSPDDRVKAMEFGADGYITKPFSIELLLARIDNLLTQRRKLFEKFSSQSARNKVVELVVEDVVVTDRDEEFMKEVMAWLGENVENSELTIDQLASHLGLGRTTMYNKLKSLTGKSPVELIKEYRITKSKLLLRTGQFSVSEVAYKVGFSDPGYFSRCFREQYHMSPAEYLKTHNLKENQDTKTA